The Euphorbia lathyris chromosome 2, ddEupLath1.1, whole genome shotgun sequence genome includes a window with the following:
- the LOC136220438 gene encoding uncharacterized protein — translation MVEKEQATPLAPAADRTSSDDEETAIHLKKKIRRKRCIQCCGCISAVILLLAITVVVLFFTVFRMKEPVIVLNGVTITKLEPMNNTTTIPKPGTNVSVIADVSVKNKNIASFKYGDTTSQLYYDGVLVGEARGPPGKARARRTLRMNVTVDIIADKLIGSPKLRSEVGSGLLSMDSYSKIPGRVKMLNFIKKHVTVKMNCSVTINITSQAIVSQKCKNKVDF, via the coding sequence ATGGTGGAGAAAGAGCAGGCAACGCCACTAGCGCCGGCGGCAGACCGGACGAGCAGCGACGACGAAGAAACGGCCATCCACCTCAAAAAGAAAATCCGCCGCAAAAGATGCATCCAATGTTGCGGTTGCATCTCCGCCGTCATACTCCTTTTAGCTATAACCGTCGTCGTTTTATTCTTCACAGTTTTCCGTATGAAGGAACCTGTGATCGTATTAAACGGCGTTACAATCACAAAGCTAGAACCAATGAACAACACTACTACAATTCCTAAACCGGGGACGAACGTGTCCGTTATCGCTGACGTGTcagtgaaaaataaaaacatagcATCGTTTAAGTACGGTGATACGACGTCGCAACTGTACTACGATGGAGTACTGGTGGGGGAAGCTAGAGGGCCGCCGGGGAAGGCGAGGGCACGGCGGACGTTGAGGATGAATGTGACGGTGGATATAATCGCTGATAAGCTGATCGGAAGTCCGAAATTGAGAAGTGAAGTCGGGAGTGGACTTTTGTCGATGGACAGTTACTCCAAGATTCCGGGAAGGGTAAAAATGTTGAATTTTATAAAGAAACATGTTACTGTGAAGATGAACTGTAGTGTTACTATTAATATTACAAGCCAGGCAATTGTGTCTCAGAAATGCAAGAACAAGGTTGACTTTTAG